GCTTCACCGGCGGATCCGTGATCGACATGATGATCTCCAAGATCACCACGGTGATACCCGTGGGACGCCAGTCGCGGCTAAACGAGCGGATGAACTCAACGACGACCCGAGCGATCAGCAGCAGCCAGAAGATAAACAGCGCAAACCCAAGGGTCTGAAAAAACACCACCAACGAGAGCCCCGACCTTACTGAGGAGATGAGGAAATTGTTCAGTCGCCGCCCGCGCCGGCGGCAACGCCAGCCTACCGACTCAGATGCCCTGCCCACATCTCCCGAAGGACCACGTGCCGCCCAGCGCTGAGACCCAAGTCGGCGTTTGACCGAGCCGTCGCGGCTATTGGTATGCGTAGAACCCGGTTTCGGCGATCCGGCGTCGCTCCTCCGGGGACACATCGACGTCTGCCGGCGATAGCAGGAATACCTTGGTCGCAACCTTGTCGAACGAGCCGCGCAGCGCAAAAGCCAGGCCAGCCGCGAAGTCGACCAGCCGCTTGGCGTCGGCGTTGTCCATCGACACCAGATCCATGATGACCGGGGTGCCGTCGCGGAACCGCTCACCGATGGTGCGAGCCTCGCTGTAGTCCTTGGGTCGCAGCGTGGTGATCTTCGACAAGGGGTGGCCTTCCTCGAACATCATCGCCATCCGGCGCGGGTCCATCGCCAGCGCGCCGCGGGTGGAACTGCGCAACCACGATCCGAAGCGCGGCCGCGTCAGCTCGCCGCGGTCGAACTCACGGGGCCGGAACCGTGGCTCGTCCGCGTACCCGCCGCGATACCCGGGCGGCGGATAGTCGGCCGGCTCGCCGCGCAGGTCGCCGCGTGGATCGCTGCGCGGGTCGTCGTAGTCACGCCCTTCATAGCGACCGTAATCGTCCTCGAATCGGGGCCGCGCATAGCCACGGGACGGAGCGCGGTCGTCGTAATACTCGTCGTCGTAATCCTCCATCGGAGCCATACCGAAGTAGGCCTTGACCTTGTGGAGTGTGCTCATTCCGTGACCCCTTCTAGCCCTGGGAGTTCTGTTGTCTGTGATGAAGGTGTGACTACAGTGACTATTCACGGTGACCGTAACCGCCGCGGACCCAATAGCGCGGTACCGACACGCACACAGGTCGAACCGTATTTGACGGCCGTTTCAAGGTCGTTGGACATGCCGGCCGACAGCCCGACCGCCCGCGGGAACGTTTCGCGCACCCGGTGGTGCGTCGATTGCAGCCGGTCAAAGGCCTCGTTGGGGTCCCAGTCCAGCGGCGGAATGCCCATCAACCCGACGAGTTCGAGGCTATCCGACTCCTCGACCTGCGCGCAGATCCGCTCTACCGCACCGGGTGTGGTGCTGTCGACACCGCCGCGGGACGCGTCACCGTCAAGGCTGACCTGGACGTAAACCCGCAGCCGGTTGTCGCGACGGCGCTCAGCCAGCGCTGCGGCGACCGCACGATCCAGCGCGGTCACCAGCTGCGAGCCGTCGACCGAGTGAGCGGTGTGCGCCCAGCTGGCCAACGACCGGGCCTTGTTGCGCTGGATCCGGCCCACCATATGCCACTGCACGCCCCGCGAGTCTCCTCGCGCGCTAGCCGCCAACAGCGCAGTGAGTTCAGCCACCTTAGCCGAAGCTTCCTGCTCTCGCGATTCGCCAACAGACCGACAACCTAATCGGGACAAAATCGCAACATCGGTTGCTGGAAAGAATTTGGTAATTGGTAGAAGTTCAATTTCTCCGACATTGCGACCCGCCGCTTCCGCGGCCGCGGCAAGTCGCGATCGCACTGCCGCCAACGCATGCGTTAATTCCGATTCGCGGTCCGGATGCGCCGAAAGATCCGCCGCCATCGCGCTCATTCCATCCACACCAACGACGCGAGCCGCCCGGTGGGCGCATCACGGCGATGGCTGAACAGCGTCGGATCAGCCATCGTGCAGCGGGGATCGACGTCGATCGCCGTAACACCCAAATCACGGAGCTGGCAAGCGATTCCGGCTCGAAGGTCGAGTCCGGGGGTGCCGGCAGCGGTGATGGTACGGCTACCTGGCAACGCCGCCTCGACCTCGTCAGCCATTGCGGCGGGCACTTCGTAGTTGCGGCCACTAACCGCGGGACCCAGCAGTGCCGAAATGTCTCGGACCTGCGCACCCAGGCCCAACATCGCCTCCACCGCGCGAGCCACCACCCCGCGCTGCGCGCCGACCCGACCGGCATGCACGGCTGCGGTGACGCCGGCGCGTGCGTCCGCCATCAGCACCGGCACGCAGTCGGCGGTCACGACCGCAAGTGCCAATCGGGGGGTACTGGTCACCAATCCGTCGGTGTCATCAAACGCCCTGTCCCGCGGCTCCTCGACCACCTCGACCCGATCACCGTGGACCTGGTTCATCCACACCACTTGGTTGCCGGGCAGGCCGATCGCTGCGGCCAGGCGAGCCCGGTTGGCCGCCACCGCCGCCGGGTCATCACCAACGTGGTCGCCGAGATTGAAGGTGTCGAACGGCGGCGCCGACACGCCGCCCGCCCGGGTGGTGGTGACCCGGCGGATGCGAACGTTCACGTCCCCAGTATCACCGCGGCCGGTGTGTCGCGTACTGGCAAGCAAGCTGGGCTCTCAGCGACGCATGAAGGGCGGCACGTCGACGTCGTCGTCATCGCCGCCGATGCTCAGGGTTGCGCCGTTGGTGTGCAGCGGCACACTGACGGCGTCGACCGGCTCGAACAAGGTCGAGGAGAGTTTGCCTGCCTTCGCTGACTCGATCCGGTGGGCGCCGCCGGTGTCACCCATGACCGGCTTCCGGCCGGGTCCATTGACGTCGAAGCCGGCCGCGATCACGGTGACCCGCACCTCGTCACCGAGTGAATCGTCGATGACGGTGCCGAAAATGATGTTCGCATCTGGATGAGCGGCGTCCTGCACCAATGAGGCCGCCTCGTTGATCTCAAACAGCCCCAGATCGCTGCCGCCGGCGATCGACATCAACACGCCCTGCGCACCCTCCATCGAGGCCTCCAGCAGCGGCGAGTTGATGGCAATCTCGGCGGCTTTGAGGGACCGGCCATCACCCCGGGCCGAGCCGATGCCCATCAGCGCGGTGCCGGCACCGGACATGATGCCCTTGACATCGGCGAAGTCGACGTTGATCAAACCCGGCGTGGTAATCAGGTCGGTGATGCCCTGCACGCCGTTGAGCAGCACCTCGTCAGCGCTGCGGAACGCATCCATCAGGGATACCGCGGCATCCCCCATCTGCAGCAACCGATCGTTGGGAATCACGATGAGGGTGTCGCAACTCTCGCGCAATGCGGCGATGCCATTTTCGGCCTGATTGCTGCGCCGCTTGCCCTCGAACGAGAACGGCCGGGTGACAACGCCGACGGTCAACGCCCCTAGCTTGCGGGCGATGCTGGCGACGACGGGCGCGCCGCCGGTCCCGGTGCCACCGCCCTCACCGGCGGTAACGAACACCATGTCAGCGCCGCGCAGCAACTCTTCGATCTCGTCCTTGGCGTCTTCGGCGGCCCTGCGTCCGACTTCGGGGTCAGCGCCGGCGCCCAGCCCGCGGGTGGAGTCACGGCCGACGTCGAGCTTGACGTCCGCATCGCTCATCAACAGCGCCTGCGCGTCGGTGTTGATCGCGATGAACTCGACACCTTTGAGGCCCTGCTCGATCATCCGGTTGACGGCGTTGACACCGCCACCACCGATACCCACGACCTTGATGACGGCCAGGTAGTTATGCGGGGGGGTCATCATTCGTCTTCCTCCCTGGTGGGACTCGGCGTTCTCGCTGCGGTGTGTCTGCTTGCGAAACCCTCAACCTCAACCATAGGCTTAGAGTTATGTCAAGTAGCTCCGCGTAGTCAGAACCGTATGGCTACGACGGGTGCTAGCCGTGCAGGCGCGCCGATATGCGGCTGGCATTTTTTTGCGCCATTTCACGGTCGGGTGGTGTCAACCCGCCCCGAATGTCACGTCAGAGTGGCATTCGGGGCCGAGTGTCACGTCAGCGTGACGCGCGGGACTGGCGTGCGGTTCTGGTCGATCACTTCACGGTCGGTAGGTCGGGGCTGGAGACGTCGTAGGTCCGACCAGGCTGCGTCAACAGCGCCGCCAGCTTCTCGGCCTTCTCCTCCGAGCGATCGGTGGTACCCCAGATCACCACCCGCCCGTCGGCCAGCGTCAGGGTGATCGAGGCCACCGATGGAGCCGCGATCCGCGCCACCTGGCTCGCAACCTCGGGACGCAGCGCGATCAACGCTTGCAGCGCGGCCTCGGTGGCCGGATCGCTTGGGCCGGGACTGTCGACATCGATGTATGGCAGTGCCGACGGCGGCGGGTCGGTCGCGAAATCGACGCCGTCGCGGTCAAATAGGTGCGGGCCGTCCGGAAAATCCTTCACCACCACGGGCACCCGCTCGACGATGGTGATCCGCAGGGCCGACGGGTACTGGCGCTGCACCCGCGCACTTGCCACCCGCCGGATCGTAGCCACCCGGTCGGCAACCTGATTGGTGTTGATCTGCAGCAGCGGCGTTCCGGGCTGCACTCTCGCGGCGTCGAGAATCTCCTCGCGCGTCACCACCCCGATCCCGACAACGACGATATCGCGGGCCGACATCGCGGGGGTGAAATACAGCACCAGCCCTAGCCCGATCCCGACGATGGCCAGCACTACCGTTGCGAGCAGCATCTTCAACCCTCGAACAACGCCCCGCGCAGTGGGTTTAGGGGGGTTCAGCTCGCTGACGACATCCCCGCGAGCTCGCCGCTTGGCCTCGCGGCGCGCCTGCTCGATCGCGGTTGCGCGAGCCTGGGCCGTGCGCCGCTCGGCACGTTCGCGGCGGGCTCGCCGACGCGGTCCCTCGAATTCGGCCTGATCCGCAGGTGTTAGGTCGTCCTGCGATTCGGTGGCCAACGGCTCCGTAACGGCCTCGTCGCTGGCGGGCTCGTCGCTGGCGGGCTCGTCGCTGGCGGGCTCGTCGCTGGCGGGCTCGTCGCTGGCGGGCTCGTCGCTGGCGGGCTCGTCGGCCACTTGACCGGCATCATCATCGGCAACCAGCTCAGTCTGTGCGCCTTCGTTCGGTTCGGTCACCGCAACACCTCCGGATGGCCGGGCGCGCTACGGTTGGCCCGGATCCTCAGGGCGGTCACGATTTCCGGGCCTAGCAAAGTCACATCTCCCGCCCCCATCGTGACGATGACGTCGCCCGGACCAGCGGCTGCGGCCACCTCCTCGGCGACCGCAGAAAAATCCGGGAGGTAGCGCACGGGCACGGTGACGTGCTCAGCGACGCTGGCTCCACTGACACCGGCCAGCGGTTGTTCGCGTGCGCCGTAGACGTCGAGGACGAACACCTCGTCAGCGGCATTCAGGGCATGACCAAACTCGGCAGCGAACGCCTTTGTCCGCGAATATAAATGGGGTTGAAACACGACCACGCAGCGACCGCCGTCGCCCTGCTTGAGTGCCATGCGCACCGCCGCCAGCGTCGCGCTGATCTCCGTCGGGTGGTGGGCGTAGTCGTCGAACACGCGCACCAACGCCTTTCCGACTCCCGAGGTCCCAACCAATTCGAATCGGCGCCGCACCCCCTCGAAGCCGGCCAGCCCATCGAGCACCCCATCGACCGGGGCGCCGATATCGACAGCGGCCAGCAGCGCGCCCAGCGCGTTGAGCGCCATATGCCGTCCGGGCACCGACAGCCGCATCACGCGGGGATGCGGTGCTGGGGCTAGGTCTGAGGCCAGCTGGATATGCGCGACCGCCTCGGTGCCGTGTTGCTCCCATGACAGCAGCGTCGCGGCCTGGCGATACCGCCCGCTTGCGGGCGAGGTGTCCCTCGGCGCCGGCGCCGACCCGTATCCCAGCACTCGAATTCCCAGGTCGGCCGTGCGCTGGGCCAGCGCGGCCGCTCCGGGGTCATCCGTGCACACCACGAGTGCACCCCCGGGCGCGATGCGCTCCACGAAGGAGTCGAATACCCCGACATACGCTTCCGCGCTGCCATAGAAGTCCAGGTGATCGGACTCGATGTTGGTGACCACCGCGACGTTGGGTGTGTACTCCAACAGCGAACCGTCGCTCTCGTCGGCTTCGGCCACGAAGCAGTCGCCGCTGCCGTGGTGGGCGTTGGTGCCGGCCTCCCCGAGCTCACCGCCGACCGCGAAGGACGGGTCCCGCCCACAGTGCTGCAGGGCGACGATGAGCATCGACGTCGTGGTTGTCTTGCCGTGCGTGCCGCTAACCATCAACGTGGTGCGCCCGGCCATCAGCTTGGCCAGCACGACCGGCCGCAGTACCACGGGAATGCCGCGGCGCCGGGCTTCCACAAGCTCGGGGTTGGTCTTGGGGATGGCGGCATGGGTGGTGACGACCGCCGTGGCGCCGCCGGGCAGCAGGTCCAGCGACGACACGTCGTGTCCGATCCGGATCAGCGCGCCCCGTGCTCGCAGCGCATGCACTCCACGCGACTCCTTGGCGTCTGACCCCGAGACCAGCCCGCCTCGGTCCAACAGGATGCGGGCGATGCCTGACATGCCCGCTCCGCCGATGCCGACCATGTGCACCCGCCGCAGGTCGGGCGGCAACTGTTCGATGCTCACGTCGCTCTCCCGGCGCGAGCCTGCGTCGCGACGTCCAGCGCAGCCTGGGCTACCTGGTGCGCGGCATCGCGATGTCCCACCCGGGCGGCCGCCGCCGTCATCGCCGCCAGCCGCGCGGGGTCGGTGAGCAACCCGGCTACCTGCCGGGCCACCAGGTCGGGCGTCAGGGCGGCGTCGGCGACCACCAGGCCGCCCCCCGCATCGACCACCGGCAACGCATTGAGCCGCTGTTCACCGTTGCCGATCGGCAGCGGCACATAGATGGCCGGCAATCCCACGGCGGATACTTCCGCGACCGTCATAGCCCCGGAGCGGCAGATCACCAGATCGGCGGCCGCGTAGGCCAGGTCCATCCGGTCGAGATAGGGCACCGCCACGTACGGCGGGTCACCCCGATCGGGGGTGCGCAGTTCCAGGACGTTCTTGGGTCCGTGGGCGTGCAGCACGGAAATACCCGCGGTCGCGAGGTCAGCGGCGGCGGTGGACACCGCCCGGTTGAGC
The nucleotide sequence above comes from Mycobacterium decipiens. Encoded proteins:
- the ftsQ gene encoding cell division protein FtsQ — protein: MATESQDDLTPADQAEFEGPRRRARRERAERRTAQARATAIEQARREAKRRARGDVVSELNPPKPTARGVVRGLKMLLATVVLAIVGIGLGLVLYFTPAMSARDIVVVGIGVVTREEILDAARVQPGTPLLQINTNQVADRVATIRRVASARVQRQYPSALRITIVERVPVVVKDFPDGPHLFDRDGVDFATDPPPSALPYIDVDSPGPSDPATEAALQALIALRPEVASQVARIAAPSVASITLTLADGRVVIWGTTDRSEEKAEKLAALLTQPGRTYDVSSPDLPTVK
- the murC gene encoding UDP-N-acetylmuramate--L-alanine ligase, whose translation is MSIEQLPPDLRRVHMVGIGGAGMSGIARILLDRGGLVSGSDAKESRGVHALRARGALIRIGHDVSSLDLLPGGATAVVTTHAAIPKTNPELVEARRRGIPVVLRPVVLAKLMAGRTTLMVSGTHGKTTTTSMLIVALQHCGRDPSFAVGGELGEAGTNAHHGSGDCFVAEADESDGSLLEYTPNVAVVTNIESDHLDFYGSAEAYVGVFDSFVERIAPGGALVVCTDDPGAAALAQRTADLGIRVLGYGSAPAPRDTSPASGRYRQAATLLSWEQHGTEAVAHIQLASDLAPAPHPRVMRLSVPGRHMALNALGALLAAVDIGAPVDGVLDGLAGFEGVRRRFELVGTSGVGKALVRVFDDYAHHPTEISATLAAVRMALKQGDGGRCVVVFQPHLYSRTKAFAAEFGHALNAADEVFVLDVYGAREQPLAGVSGASVAEHVTVPVRYLPDFSAVAEEVAAAAGPGDVIVTMGAGDVTLLGPEIVTALRIRANRSAPGHPEVLR
- a CDS encoding YggT family protein; the encoded protein is MVVFFQTLGFALFIFWLLLIARVVVEFIRSFSRDWRPTGITVVILEIIMSITDPPVKLLRRLIPQLTIGAVRFDLSIMVLLLVAFIGMQLAFGAAT
- a CDS encoding YggS family pyridoxal phosphate-dependent enzyme, which gives rise to MAADLSAHPDRESELTHALAAVRSRLAAAAEAAGRNVGEIELLPITKFFPATDVAILSRLGCRSVGESREQEASAKVAELTALLAASARGDSRGVQWHMVGRIQRNKARSLASWAHTAHSVDGSQLVTALDRAVAAALAERRRDNRLRVYVQVSLDGDASRGGVDSTTPGAVERICAQVEESDSLELVGLMGIPPLDWDPNEAFDRLQSTHHRVRETFPRAVGLSAGMSNDLETAVKYGSTCVRVGTALLGPRRLRSP
- the sepF gene encoding cell division protein SepF, translated to MSTLHKVKAYFGMAPMEDYDDEYYDDRAPSRGYARPRFEDDYGRYEGRDYDDPRSDPRGDLRGEPADYPPPGYRGGYADEPRFRPREFDRGELTRPRFGSWLRSSTRGALAMDPRRMAMMFEEGHPLSKITTLRPKDYSEARTIGERFRDGTPVIMDLVSMDNADAKRLVDFAAGLAFALRGSFDKVATKVFLLSPADVDVSPEERRRIAETGFYAYQ
- the ftsZ gene encoding cell division protein FtsZ encodes the protein MTPPHNYLAVIKVVGIGGGGVNAVNRMIEQGLKGVEFIAINTDAQALLMSDADVKLDVGRDSTRGLGAGADPEVGRRAAEDAKDEIEELLRGADMVFVTAGEGGGTGTGGAPVVASIARKLGALTVGVVTRPFSFEGKRRSNQAENGIAALRESCDTLIVIPNDRLLQMGDAAVSLMDAFRSADEVLLNGVQGITDLITTPGLINVDFADVKGIMSGAGTALMGIGSARGDGRSLKAAEIAINSPLLEASMEGAQGVLMSIAGGSDLGLFEINEAASLVQDAAHPDANIIFGTVIDDSLGDEVRVTVIAAGFDVNGPGRKPVMGDTGGAHRIESAKAGKLSSTLFEPVDAVSVPLHTNGATLSIGGDDDDVDVPPFMRR
- the pgeF gene encoding peptidoglycan editing factor PgeF, whose translation is MNVRIRRVTTTRAGGVSAPPFDTFNLGDHVGDDPAAVAANRARLAAAIGLPGNQVVWMNQVHGDRVEVVEEPRDRAFDDTDGLVTSTPRLALAVVTADCVPVLMADARAGVTAAVHAGRVGAQRGVVARAVEAMLGLGAQVRDISALLGPAVSGRNYEVPAAMADEVEAALPGSRTITAAGTPGLDLRAGIACQLRDLGVTAIDVDPRCTMADPTLFSHRRDAPTGRLASLVWME